From Virgibacillus natechei, the proteins below share one genomic window:
- a CDS encoding LLM class flavin-dependent oxidoreductase, producing MMTKQIHLNGFIQNSPSPHSMGLWKHEKDQGANHNRLAYWTETAKILERGKFDALFIADVLGTYSVYGGSHDAAARHAVQLPAHDPLIPISAMAAVTENLGFAPTISATYAQPYALARQLSTLDHLTGGRVAWNVVTSYLESEAVNLGLTSRLPKELRYDRADEFLNVVYKLWEHSWENDAVVSDKEKDTFADPDKVHLIDHEGEFFNVPGPHLVEPSPQRTPVLFQAGASPKGRDFAAKHAEAVFTKNHSLEALKAYVADIRKRTQEQGRKPEDVLVSQLILPIIGSTEEDAYMKYEDLTNHVSFEGTASLLSGHTGIDFSKYDPDQFIEDMDTEAVQGNLDLYTKDPNKKWTLREAVKNHGLGNGTVKFVGTPEQIADRMEEWSKEGDVDGFTIAQAYSPGTYREFVDHVVPELQKRGIYRQEYEGKTLRENMFGKGNVHLPDNHPAKRVGVVQ from the coding sequence ATGATGACAAAACAAATTCATTTGAATGGATTTATTCAAAATTCACCTTCCCCGCATTCCATGGGATTGTGGAAGCATGAAAAGGATCAAGGTGCAAATCACAACCGTTTAGCTTACTGGACAGAAACAGCCAAGATCTTAGAACGTGGTAAATTTGATGCGCTCTTTATAGCGGATGTACTCGGGACCTATAGCGTATACGGAGGAAGTCATGATGCGGCTGCCCGGCATGCCGTCCAGCTTCCAGCACATGATCCATTAATTCCTATTTCCGCAATGGCAGCCGTCACGGAAAATCTGGGCTTTGCGCCTACGATTTCCGCTACATATGCACAGCCTTACGCACTGGCACGTCAGTTGTCGACGCTTGACCATTTAACTGGGGGGAGGGTCGCATGGAATGTAGTGACATCCTATCTGGAAAGCGAAGCAGTCAATCTGGGGCTTACGAGCCGTCTTCCTAAGGAGCTCCGCTACGACCGTGCGGATGAATTTCTGAATGTTGTCTATAAATTATGGGAGCATAGCTGGGAAAACGATGCCGTTGTTTCTGATAAAGAAAAGGATACCTTTGCAGATCCGGATAAAGTACATTTGATCGACCATGAAGGCGAGTTTTTCAATGTGCCAGGCCCGCATCTGGTAGAGCCGTCACCACAGCGTACGCCGGTATTATTCCAGGCAGGAGCTTCGCCAAAAGGAAGAGATTTCGCGGCCAAACATGCCGAAGCAGTTTTCACAAAAAATCATTCACTAGAAGCGTTGAAAGCATATGTTGCAGACATACGAAAACGAACGCAGGAACAGGGAAGGAAACCTGAGGATGTACTCGTTTCCCAGTTGATTCTGCCGATTATTGGATCCACGGAAGAAGACGCTTATATGAAATATGAAGATTTGACCAATCATGTCAGCTTTGAAGGTACAGCATCACTTCTATCGGGTCATACGGGGATTGATTTTTCCAAATATGATCCAGATCAATTCATTGAGGATATGGACACAGAGGCGGTTCAGGGAAATTTGGATCTATATACAAAAGACCCGAATAAAAAATGGACCCTACGAGAAGCCGTCAAAAATCATGGGCTAGGAAATGGTACCGTAAAATTTGTCGGAACGCCGGAACAAATTGCGGATCGTATGGAGGAGTGGTCGAAAGAAGGGGATGTGGATGGGTTTACGATTGCCCAAGCCTATTCACCAGGTACCTATCGTGAGTTTGTTGACCATGTAGTGCCTGAATTGCAGAAGCGGGGTATCTACCGACAGGAATATGAAGGAAAGACCTTAAGAGAAAATATGTTTGGAAAAGGAAATGTCCATCTGCCGGATAATCATCCTGCGAAAAGGGTTGGCGTTGTTCAATGA
- a CDS encoding cation diffusion facilitator family transporter — MSHDHHHHHTGNKKVLLIALVLIAILMSIEVIGGILTNSLALLADATHMLSDFFAIGLALLAFKFGERAASKSKTFGYKRIEILAALANGVILIGISAFVIWHAMERFISPPEVAGGGVLITASIAIVINLIIAGVFLHGGDVKGNLNIQGAFLHVLGDILSTIGVLISGLLMIFFDWMYADPIISMIVSLIILFTGFRISKNAIHVLMEGKPASISLARIEEQLLTLPNVLAVHDLHVWSITSDFPAFSGHLVVDTETNRDELLRKSTNLLQEKFNLSHATIQIEGTDWECKTRCH; from the coding sequence ATGTCACACGACCATCACCATCATCACACGGGTAACAAAAAAGTACTGTTAATCGCTCTCGTACTCATTGCCATACTAATGAGCATAGAAGTGATTGGCGGCATCTTAACGAATAGCTTAGCATTGCTCGCTGATGCCACGCATATGTTAAGTGATTTCTTTGCGATTGGTCTCGCACTTTTAGCGTTTAAATTTGGAGAACGTGCGGCAAGTAAAAGTAAGACGTTCGGATACAAGCGAATTGAGATTCTTGCAGCTCTTGCGAATGGCGTTATTCTTATTGGGATTTCTGCTTTTGTCATCTGGCACGCTATGGAACGTTTCATTTCACCTCCGGAAGTAGCAGGGGGTGGGGTTCTTATCACAGCAAGCATTGCAATCGTCATCAATCTGATAATCGCCGGGGTTTTCCTGCACGGGGGCGATGTGAAAGGAAACTTAAACATACAAGGGGCATTTCTCCACGTTCTGGGAGATATTCTCAGTACGATTGGCGTTCTTATATCTGGACTTCTTATGATCTTCTTTGACTGGATGTACGCCGACCCAATTATAAGTATGATCGTATCCCTGATCATCCTTTTTACAGGGTTTCGCATCTCGAAAAATGCCATCCATGTACTGATGGAAGGCAAACCAGCGAGCATTTCTTTAGCACGTATTGAAGAACAATTGCTGACACTTCCAAATGTCCTAGCGGTTCATGATCTTCACGTTTGGTCCATCACGTCAGACTTCCCCGCATTCAGTGGACACCTTGTCGTTGATACAGAAACAAATCGAGATGAACTATTACGGAAGTCGACGAATCTTTTGCAGGAAAAATTCAACCTTTCTCACGCCACGATTCAAATAGAGGGGACCGATTGGGAATGTAAAACGAGGTGCCATTGA
- the queD gene encoding 6-carboxytetrahydropterin synthase QueD → MMQQIYPVSPHSYAYELNKDFHFAAAHYIPHEDAGKCKVTHGHTYFTNITIVGDKLDDTGFLVNFKAIKNLIHKRFDHETLNQDPAFSDDHAELFPTTEVVARTIYEIIQEYLDTLTNQPVCLQVYLRETPTSYCIYRPKEVGK, encoded by the coding sequence ATGATGCAACAAATTTATCCCGTATCCCCGCATTCCTATGCCTATGAGTTAAACAAGGATTTTCACTTTGCCGCAGCTCACTACATTCCGCATGAAGATGCCGGGAAGTGCAAGGTGACGCATGGGCATACCTATTTTACCAACATCACTATTGTTGGAGACAAGTTGGATGATACTGGATTTCTAGTAAATTTTAAAGCTATTAAGAATCTCATTCACAAACGATTTGACCATGAAACATTGAATCAGGATCCCGCATTTTCCGATGATCATGCTGAACTTTTTCCGACGACTGAAGTTGTTGCCCGTACGATTTATGAAATCATTCAGGAATATTTAGACACACTAACGAATCAGCCGGTTTGCTTGCAGGTCTATCTAAGGGAAACCCCGACTAGTTATTGTATTTATCGGCCGAAGGAGGTAGGAAAATAA
- the coaW gene encoding type II pantothenate kinase, with translation MVKRIGIDAGGSLIKVAYEERGQMHVKTYSNEEMDRLLNWLQVISPDAVLYLTGGKSGYLRSVVKQSNHQVDEFEATAEGTRFLLKQEKNIFDDDFILVSIGTGTSIFSVTKQAHERLLGSGIGGGTLMGLGHLITGKSDFPELVNLAKEGSYANSDLLVKDIYAPNKPPISGDLTAANFGKAHLNKEATEADHMESLVKLIGETLILLSTQAAATQQVEKIVFIGSTLNGNEPLNNVLNGFQDMLPYEPIFLEKGAYAGAIGALMV, from the coding sequence ATGGTAAAACGAATTGGAATTGATGCAGGTGGTTCACTTATAAAAGTCGCCTATGAAGAGCGCGGACAGATGCATGTTAAAACCTATTCCAATGAGGAAATGGATCGGCTCCTCAATTGGTTACAGGTCATCTCTCCAGACGCCGTTCTCTATTTAACCGGCGGAAAAAGTGGTTATTTGCGAAGTGTTGTAAAGCAATCCAATCACCAAGTTGACGAATTTGAAGCAACAGCAGAAGGGACGCGCTTTTTATTAAAACAGGAAAAGAATATTTTTGATGATGATTTCATTTTGGTCAGTATCGGTACAGGAACATCTATTTTTTCCGTCACCAAACAGGCACATGAGCGATTGCTTGGAAGCGGAATTGGCGGTGGAACACTGATGGGACTTGGTCATCTCATTACAGGGAAAAGTGATTTTCCTGAGCTAGTTAACCTCGCTAAAGAAGGAAGTTATGCCAACAGTGATTTACTGGTCAAGGACATCTACGCACCAAATAAGCCGCCGATTTCAGGCGATCTAACTGCAGCAAATTTTGGCAAAGCGCATCTAAATAAGGAAGCTACAGAAGCCGATCACATGGAAAGCCTGGTCAAATTAATCGGTGAAACGCTCATTTTGCTTTCCACCCAGGCAGCCGCAACGCAACAAGTAGAAAAAATTGTATTTATCGGAAGTACGTTAAACGGTAACGAGCCACTGAATAATGTGTTAAACGGGTTTCAGGATATGTTGCCATATGAACCGATTTTTCTGGAGAAAGGTGCTTACGCAGGGGCGATTGGGGCATTGATGGTGTAA
- a CDS encoding ArsR/SmtB family transcription factor: MEDILKLDEETVFLVSQTFKALSDPTRIRILHLLSEGECSVNTIVEQLSLGQSTVSHQLRFLKNLRLVKSRREGTSIYYSPEDEHVLEVLEQMINHARHE; the protein is encoded by the coding sequence GTGGAGGATATTTTGAAACTAGATGAAGAGACGGTTTTCCTTGTATCACAGACATTTAAAGCGTTGTCTGATCCGACGCGAATTCGTATTTTGCATTTACTTTCTGAGGGCGAGTGTTCGGTGAATACGATTGTTGAGCAGTTGTCGCTCGGTCAGTCGACGGTGTCGCATCAGTTGCGTTTTTTAAAAAACTTGCGACTTGTAAAGTCTAGAAGAGAAGGGACCTCGATATATTATTCCCCAGAGGATGAGCACGTTCTTGAGGTGTTAGAGCAAATGATTAACCATGCGAGACATGAATAG
- a CDS encoding APC family permease: MSDQKLKKILGRKDTLALAFGAMIGWGWVVTTGLWITEAGSLGAILAFVIGGILVILVGLTYAELASALPLAGGEHVYTYKAMGRVASFIATWAIVLGYVSVIAFEAVALPTVFEYLIPNYSQGYLYTVAGWDVTVTWAGVGILGSILIAWINYRGIKLSTAITFIFTLLIIIAGLLLITGSTAAGSMQTMEPLFVNGMAGMLTVVIMTPFMFVGFDVIPQAAEEINLPRKRIGQLLIVSVVLAVLWYIAVIFGVSRVMEPAALHNSELVTADAMVTAFGNSQLMGNILVLGGIGGILTSWIGFYVGGSRAIYALARAGMLPKSLGELHPKYNTPYKAILLIAALTTIAPLFGRPALVWLVDAGGIGLVVAWLMVAISFIILRKKDPDMKRPFRVRGGTVIGWLAVFMAGGVTLLYMPGMPSALLWPYEWVIIIAWVILGIILYNFSISKYGKENADQNMRSEIDRVVKHK, encoded by the coding sequence ATGAGCGATCAAAAATTAAAGAAAATATTGGGAAGAAAGGATACACTAGCGCTTGCATTTGGTGCAATGATTGGTTGGGGCTGGGTTGTAACAACCGGACTATGGATAACAGAGGCTGGTTCATTAGGGGCTATCCTAGCTTTTGTGATTGGTGGGATTCTCGTTATATTGGTAGGCCTCACATATGCGGAGTTAGCTTCTGCACTTCCACTTGCAGGGGGAGAACATGTCTATACGTATAAAGCCATGGGCAGGGTTGCCTCGTTCATCGCAACATGGGCGATTGTACTAGGCTATGTATCGGTTATAGCTTTTGAAGCGGTAGCACTGCCAACTGTTTTTGAATATTTGATCCCGAATTATAGTCAGGGTTATTTATACACAGTAGCAGGGTGGGATGTTACGGTCACTTGGGCGGGTGTCGGTATACTAGGCTCTATTCTTATTGCTTGGATTAATTATCGTGGAATTAAGCTGTCCACAGCCATTACGTTTATTTTCACTCTATTAATTATTATAGCTGGTTTACTATTGATCACAGGTAGTACAGCTGCTGGAAGTATGCAAACGATGGAGCCATTATTTGTAAATGGAATGGCAGGAATGTTAACAGTCGTGATTATGACACCGTTTATGTTTGTGGGATTCGATGTCATTCCGCAAGCTGCAGAGGAAATTAATTTACCCAGGAAAAGAATTGGACAGCTATTAATTGTCTCCGTTGTGCTTGCCGTTTTATGGTATATAGCAGTCATATTTGGTGTTTCACGTGTGATGGAACCTGCTGCACTTCATAATTCTGAACTCGTGACAGCCGATGCAATGGTAACCGCTTTTGGCAACAGTCAGTTGATGGGAAACATTCTTGTATTAGGTGGTATTGGCGGGATATTGACAAGCTGGATTGGTTTCTATGTTGGGGGTAGCCGTGCGATTTATGCACTTGCTAGAGCGGGTATGCTTCCTAAATCGTTGGGAGAGTTGCATCCGAAATATAATACACCATATAAAGCAATTCTATTGATCGCTGCTTTGACTACGATTGCTCCTTTATTCGGACGCCCAGCGCTTGTATGGTTGGTTGATGCGGGTGGAATTGGACTGGTAGTAGCATGGTTAATGGTCGCAATATCCTTTATTATTTTACGTAAAAAAGATCCAGACATGAAACGTCCCTTCCGAGTCCGAGGTGGTACGGTCATTGGCTGGCTTGCCGTATTCATGGCGGGTGGCGTAACGTTACTTTATATGCCTGGAATGCCGTCAGCACTTCTTTGGCCTTATGAGTGGGTTATTATAATTGCATGGGTCATCTTAGGTATCATCCTCTATAACTTCTCTATTTCTAAGTATGGCAAAGAAAATGCTGATCAGAATATGAGGAGTGAGATTGATCGTGTAGTGAAACACAAATAA
- a CDS encoding transglutaminase-like domain-containing protein, whose translation MNMVCESEEMNDYLLDSNEVNYSQPIVQKKIAELFDRSQTEVEKAKIAFEFVRDEILHSWDIQGTRVTCEASDTLAYNEGICYAKSHLLAALLRSQNIPTGFCYQRLMLFDTPEKGYCIHALNAIFLKTLNKWIRVDARGNKKGIDAQFSTDEELLAFRTDEDKDEKDYPIIYAKPHPKTLAVLKEHTDAVEMYKHHLPEYL comes from the coding sequence ATGAATATGGTTTGTGAGTCTGAGGAAATGAATGACTATTTACTTGACTCCAATGAGGTTAACTATTCCCAACCAATCGTTCAGAAGAAAATTGCTGAACTTTTTGATCGTTCTCAAACAGAAGTAGAGAAAGCTAAGATTGCGTTCGAATTTGTCAGAGATGAAATCCTTCATTCGTGGGATATTCAAGGCACCAGGGTTACTTGTGAAGCTTCAGATACCTTGGCTTATAATGAAGGTATTTGTTATGCAAAGTCCCATTTACTTGCTGCTTTGTTACGTTCGCAAAATATTCCAACGGGCTTTTGTTATCAACGCTTAATGCTCTTTGATACACCCGAAAAGGGTTATTGTATCCATGCTCTAAATGCCATTTTTCTAAAAACGCTTAATAAATGGATTCGAGTAGATGCTCGTGGAAATAAAAAAGGAATTGATGCTCAATTTTCAACTGATGAAGAATTGTTAGCTTTTAGGACTGATGAAGATAAAGATGAAAAAGATTACCCGATCATTTACGCAAAACCACACCCAAAAACACTTGCCGTTTTAAAAGAGCATACAGATGCGGTCGAAATGTATAAGCATCATTTGCCAGAATATTTATAG
- a CDS encoding carboxymuconolactone decarboxylase family protein, whose amino-acid sequence MGITNTESLYKKSYFGRVTELKEYAPEAFETFFAFNDKALADGELSVKLKELIAIAVAHITGCPYCIDLHVGNAKKNEADKEEVSEAIFVATALKAGSAAAHGVNALNAFDGQGDDELYKASYFNRLKEFGELNGETFKAFANFDQKAIKAGKLTEKENELIAVASAHATGCAYCIDLHTKNAKKTGASLEEISEAIFVAVALKAGSAFAHSVNALNAYDEK is encoded by the coding sequence TTGGGTATAACAAACACAGAAAGCTTATATAAGAAATCTTATTTTGGTCGGGTTACGGAATTGAAGGAGTATGCACCGGAGGCGTTTGAGACCTTTTTCGCCTTTAATGACAAGGCATTGGCGGACGGGGAATTATCCGTCAAATTGAAGGAATTGATTGCAATAGCAGTCGCGCACATTACCGGATGCCCGTATTGCATCGATCTGCATGTTGGGAATGCGAAGAAAAATGAAGCTGATAAAGAAGAAGTGAGCGAAGCTATTTTCGTTGCAACGGCATTGAAAGCAGGTTCAGCAGCTGCTCATGGCGTTAATGCATTGAATGCGTTTGATGGACAAGGCGATGATGAATTATATAAAGCTTCCTACTTTAACCGCCTGAAGGAATTTGGCGAATTGAACGGGGAAACATTCAAGGCGTTTGCGAATTTTGACCAAAAGGCAATCAAAGCCGGGAAGTTGACGGAAAAGGAAAACGAACTGATAGCAGTAGCGTCCGCTCATGCGACAGGTTGTGCCTATTGCATCGACCTGCATACGAAAAACGCGAAGAAAACAGGCGCGAGTCTGGAAGAAATCTCTGAAGCCATTTTTGTGGCAGTTGCGTTAAAAGCCGGATCTGCCTTTGCACATAGCGTCAACGCACTAAATGCTTACGATGAGAAATAA
- a CDS encoding YbaK/EbsC family protein: MSFESVRQHFKQWNRDGDVMEFRSMSATVDQAADTIGVIPAQIAKTLSFRGEEDKAILVVTAGDAKVDNKKFRHVFHHKARMLSPNEVLEQTGHAIGGVCPFGLANDLDVYLDISMKRFETLYPACGSTNSAIKLTCDELFHYSFAKEWVDVCKGWEEEQLKETAAIDHDER; encoded by the coding sequence ATGTCATTCGAAAGTGTAAGACAACATTTTAAACAGTGGAATCGAGATGGAGATGTCATGGAGTTTCGTTCCATGAGTGCTACCGTCGATCAGGCAGCTGATACAATTGGTGTCATTCCTGCACAAATTGCAAAAACGCTATCATTCAGAGGAGAAGAAGACAAGGCCATCTTAGTTGTCACAGCTGGGGATGCCAAAGTTGATAATAAAAAATTCCGCCATGTCTTTCACCATAAAGCGCGTATGCTTTCTCCCAACGAAGTTCTGGAACAAACAGGACATGCCATCGGTGGCGTTTGTCCATTCGGATTAGCAAATGACCTAGATGTCTATCTGGATATCTCGATGAAACGCTTTGAAACATTATATCCTGCCTGTGGGAGTACGAACTCTGCAATTAAACTAACCTGTGATGAATTGTTTCATTATTCATTTGCTAAAGAATGGGTCGATGTTTGTAAGGGATGGGAGGAAGAACAACTCAAGGAAACCGCGGCAATTGATCACGATGAACGTTGA
- the queC gene encoding 7-cyano-7-deazaguanine synthase QueC: MDNKKAVVVFSGGQDSTTCLFWALEKFDHVEAVTFQYGQRHIAELDCAREICETLGVKQHELDMSLLNQLAPNALTRDDMEITEGDGLPSTFVPGRNLLFLSFAGVLAKQIDAKHVITGVSEADFSGYPDCRDDFIKSMNVTLNLSMDDKFVIHTPLMWLDKSQVWELSDQLDAFEFVKSRTLTCYNGVIDSGCGDCPSCNLRSRGLENYEKKKAGVTAE, translated from the coding sequence ATGGATAATAAAAAGGCTGTTGTGGTGTTCAGTGGCGGACAGGATAGTACCACCTGTTTATTTTGGGCACTGGAAAAATTTGATCATGTTGAGGCTGTTACTTTTCAATATGGACAGCGGCATATTGCTGAGTTGGATTGTGCACGGGAAATCTGCGAAACATTAGGTGTGAAACAGCATGAACTAGATATGTCTTTGCTCAATCAATTAGCACCAAATGCATTGACGAGGGATGACATGGAAATCACGGAGGGAGACGGGTTGCCGTCGACGTTTGTCCCTGGCAGAAATTTATTATTTCTATCATTTGCAGGTGTATTGGCCAAACAAATCGATGCCAAGCATGTGATCACAGGCGTCAGCGAGGCAGACTTTAGTGGCTATCCAGATTGCCGTGATGACTTTATTAAGTCAATGAATGTGACCTTAAACTTGTCGATGGATGATAAATTTGTGATTCACACCCCTTTGATGTGGTTGGATAAATCCCAAGTATGGGAGCTTAGTGATCAATTAGATGCATTTGAATTTGTGAAAAGTCGTACGCTGACTTGCTATAACGGGGTGATAGATAGCGGATGCGGGGATTGTCCGTCTTGTAACTTACGCAGCCGCGGTCTAGAAAACTATGAAAAAAAGAAAGCCGGGGTGACAGCAGAATGA
- a CDS encoding thiol-disulfide oxidoreductase DCC family protein, translating to MDKHIVFYDAECPLCRAVKAVLQKLDWLGKINWAPLQEVNEETRERINRYKNMYDEIYMYTRDKKVLTGYYTIRKILFLLPVTIPLAVLMHLPFAKNIGDPAYRFISKRRYRWFGRVPYSR from the coding sequence ATGGATAAACATATCGTGTTTTACGATGCAGAATGTCCCCTATGTCGAGCTGTAAAAGCTGTATTGCAAAAGCTTGACTGGCTGGGTAAAATCAACTGGGCACCTTTGCAAGAAGTCAACGAGGAGACAAGGGAAAGAATCAATCGTTACAAAAATATGTACGATGAAATTTATATGTACACTAGAGATAAGAAAGTTCTGACAGGCTATTATACCATACGAAAAATTCTATTCCTTCTGCCCGTCACAATCCCTCTGGCCGTATTGATGCATCTGCCGTTCGCTAAAAATATTGGCGACCCCGCTTATCGCTTTATTTCGAAGCGACGGTATCGGTGGTTTGGACGCGTGCCGTATTCGCGATGA
- a CDS encoding sodium:solute symporter family protein, with amino-acid sequence MLDDNNTLAWLVLGALFGYFLLTTWLGKRGSVHSKSMKGFAIAKGKVSPWIVGISFGASYASANLFIGVPGWAYTYGAPVLWYSLGCFGVSWIGLLLFAKTFWEQGQKKEGSLTLPQWLGIRYQSKALQVIVAVLILFNIYYIVAQNVGLATMFETIIGIPYTWGIIIGVTITIVYVSMGGAFAQLITDGIQGMVMSVISVLLFISMLWSIGGGWNVLGNLQTQMGAIDGSMLASTSQDGPFHSVFAILSIQWLLFSFALLPHLMNKVLTVEKKEDLRKFTLSSGITLFVLSTFSVFAGMAARITVPNLSTPDSAVPAYIMEVFPTILVILLLVGIVSAILSTTDSLYLGMTTSIGNDLYKVLVVPILYKNKDTSIKNLDQKSVRVSRISLIVIGGVSLYMSIDRPDSLALLAQIGTSAILSGIAAPITLSYFWKKAHRTGALASVVLGPTCFIFLVGTGINEQVFEAMFYSSLLGYTAMIFISVLAPYLEKQKKTYYLKRHAR; translated from the coding sequence ATGCTGGATGATAATAATACATTAGCATGGCTAGTTTTAGGAGCGTTGTTTGGATATTTTCTGTTAACGACTTGGCTAGGAAAGCGAGGTTCCGTTCATAGCAAATCGATGAAAGGATTTGCTATCGCGAAAGGAAAGGTGAGCCCCTGGATTGTTGGAATCAGTTTCGGGGCAAGCTATGCAAGTGCAAATCTGTTTATAGGTGTGCCTGGGTGGGCATATACATATGGTGCACCGGTTCTTTGGTATTCACTGGGATGCTTTGGTGTCTCATGGATAGGCTTGCTTCTTTTTGCCAAAACGTTCTGGGAGCAGGGGCAAAAAAAGGAAGGTAGCCTCACGTTACCACAATGGCTGGGGATTCGATATCAAAGTAAGGCATTACAGGTAATTGTTGCTGTGTTGATTTTATTCAACATTTACTACATTGTTGCTCAAAATGTTGGTTTAGCGACCATGTTTGAAACAATTATTGGGATTCCATACACGTGGGGAATAATTATAGGAGTAACCATAACTATTGTATACGTGAGTATGGGAGGTGCTTTTGCACAGTTGATCACGGATGGCATACAAGGGATGGTCATGTCAGTTATTTCCGTTCTATTGTTTATTTCAATGTTATGGTCCATTGGAGGGGGATGGAATGTTTTAGGCAACTTGCAAACGCAGATGGGTGCAATCGACGGAAGTATGCTGGCTTCTACTTCACAGGACGGCCCGTTTCACAGTGTATTTGCTATTTTATCCATTCAATGGCTGTTATTCAGTTTTGCTCTCCTTCCCCATCTGATGAATAAAGTGCTAACTGTAGAGAAAAAAGAGGATTTACGTAAGTTTACGTTGTCTTCTGGAATAACTTTATTTGTACTATCAACGTTTTCTGTATTTGCCGGTATGGCTGCACGTATTACGGTCCCAAATCTGTCAACTCCCGACAGTGCGGTACCAGCTTATATAATGGAGGTTTTTCCTACCATTCTAGTAATATTGCTGCTTGTAGGAATTGTTTCAGCTATCTTATCCACGACAGATAGTCTGTATCTTGGCATGACAACAAGCATTGGTAACGATCTTTATAAAGTGCTCGTGGTTCCGATTCTTTACAAAAATAAAGATACTTCTATAAAAAATTTGGATCAAAAATCCGTACGTGTGTCACGGATTTCACTGATCGTTATTGGTGGAGTCTCGTTATACATGTCTATTGATAGACCAGATTCGCTGGCGTTGTTAGCTCAAATTGGCACCTCAGCAATCCTAAGTGGGATCGCGGCGCCCATTACGCTAAGCTATTTTTGGAAAAAAGCGCATCGTACAGGTGCATTGGCATCCGTAGTGTTGGGGCCAACTTGTTTTATTTTTCTAGTAGGAACAGGGATTAATGAACAGGTGTTTGAAGCAATGTTTTACAGTTCGCTGTTGGGCTATACCGCCATGATATTCATCAGCGTCCTGGCTCCGTATTTAGAAAAACAAAAGAAAACCTATTATTTGAAGCGACACGCTAGATAA
- the queE gene encoding 7-carboxy-7-deazaguanine synthase QueE has translation MKLPVLEIFGPTIQGEGMVIGRKTMFVRTAGCDYSCSWCDSKFTWDGSEKDAIQMMEPEEIRDALLEKGGDHFGHVTLSGGNPGLLRQIDELVDLLHDHQIKVALETQGSRWQDWFTKIDDLTLSPKPPSSGMKTNFDTLDFIIESLQQEQQGDFSLKVVIFDQDDLHYATNLHLRYPAVTLYLQVGNDEIETDNNENLVGHLLDKYERLIDQVMESSVLKDVRVLPQLHTYLWGNKRGV, from the coding sequence ATGAAGCTACCTGTACTGGAAATATTTGGCCCCACCATTCAGGGAGAAGGAATGGTGATTGGAAGAAAGACCATGTTTGTCCGAACGGCTGGTTGTGATTATTCCTGCTCGTGGTGTGATTCGAAGTTTACATGGGATGGATCTGAAAAAGATGCAATTCAAATGATGGAACCGGAAGAAATACGGGATGCCTTACTAGAAAAAGGTGGCGACCACTTTGGACATGTAACGTTATCAGGTGGTAATCCCGGCTTACTGAGACAAATTGATGAATTGGTGGATTTACTGCATGATCATCAGATAAAAGTTGCCTTGGAAACGCAAGGTAGCAGATGGCAGGACTGGTTTACGAAAATTGATGACCTGACCCTTTCACCAAAACCACCAAGTTCAGGAATGAAAACAAATTTTGACACACTTGATTTCATTATCGAATCCTTGCAACAGGAACAACAAGGGGATTTCAGCTTAAAGGTTGTTATTTTTGACCAAGATGATTTGCATTATGCAACGAACCTGCATCTTCGGTACCCAGCTGTTACACTCTATCTTCAGGTTGGAAATGATGAAATAGAGACAGACAATAATGAAAATTTAGTGGGTCATTTACTAGATAAATATGAAAGATTAATTGATCAAGTAATGGAAAGCAGCGTATTGAAAGATGTGCGAGTTCTCCCGCAGCTACATACGTATTTATGGGGGAATAAGCGGGGGGTATGA